The Streptomyces sp. NBC_01775 genome includes a region encoding these proteins:
- a CDS encoding glutamate-cysteine ligase family protein, with amino-acid sequence MASASGTPSLSRAELRSVFDKGNAEGCARELVGIEVEAAALDPVTGAAVPYGGESGVRALLESLAAVPGAVPEYDRGALVGVRPKEGGAVSLEHGGAVEYSSPPAGCVAELAEVSGRALRGLAERARRFGFALVPGGQYPFTSIEEVCWVPHSRTPLMRRHFARLGEAGVWGPRVMSMTLSTQASFDFGSPADLGEKLRTQVAASTPAAALFVNAPMEAGRPCGVLSRRMHYLSRTDPWRTRVIPVTLREDFSVDHFIDWALSLPMIHRSAPDGGRRSAPPVPFGTLLTEGFEDGTRPDLRDWRAHLSQMFTDVRLRETLEMRAFDGPPFGAFAAVPAFWSGLTYHRPSRTAAWELLRGAGPRQHQEALDDIARRGLAARFDGQPVREIAAELLRLSAEGLRARIEAGLERPAALACLDPLHDVLATGATFAERALALWREEPASYPERFVAQHRIR; translated from the coding sequence ATGGCTTCCGCTTCCGGCACCCCCTCGCTCTCCAGGGCCGAGCTGCGCAGCGTCTTCGACAAGGGCAACGCCGAGGGGTGCGCCAGGGAACTGGTCGGTATCGAGGTGGAGGCGGCGGCGCTGGACCCGGTCACCGGCGCCGCCGTGCCCTACGGGGGCGAGAGCGGCGTCCGCGCGCTGCTGGAATCCCTCGCCGCCGTGCCGGGCGCCGTACCCGAGTACGACCGGGGCGCGCTGGTGGGGGTACGGCCGAAGGAGGGCGGCGCCGTTTCGCTGGAGCACGGCGGTGCCGTGGAGTACTCCTCGCCGCCGGCCGGCTGTGTGGCGGAGCTGGCCGAGGTCAGCGGCCGGGCGCTGCGCGGACTGGCGGAGCGGGCCCGGCGGTTCGGCTTCGCGCTGGTGCCCGGGGGCCAGTACCCGTTCACCTCCATCGAGGAGGTGTGCTGGGTGCCGCACTCGCGTACCCCCCTCATGCGCCGCCACTTCGCGCGCCTGGGGGAGGCGGGTGTGTGGGGCCCGCGGGTGATGTCGATGACCCTGTCGACGCAGGCGTCGTTCGACTTCGGTTCGCCCGCCGATCTGGGCGAGAAGCTGCGGACGCAGGTCGCCGCCTCGACGCCCGCCGCCGCGCTCTTCGTCAACGCGCCGATGGAGGCTGGCCGGCCCTGCGGGGTGCTGTCGCGGCGCATGCACTACTTGAGCCGCACCGATCCATGGCGTACGCGGGTGATTCCGGTGACGCTGCGCGAGGACTTCAGCGTCGACCACTTCATCGACTGGGCGCTGTCCCTGCCGATGATCCATCGCTCCGCACCGGACGGCGGGCGCCGGAGCGCGCCGCCGGTGCCCTTCGGGACGCTGCTGACCGAGGGCTTCGAGGACGGCACCCGGCCGGATCTGCGGGATTGGCGGGCGCACCTGTCACAGATGTTCACCGATGTGCGGCTGCGCGAGACGCTGGAGATGCGGGCCTTCGACGGGCCTCCCTTCGGGGCCTTCGCGGCGGTGCCCGCGTTCTGGAGCGGGCTGACCTACCACCGGCCCTCGCGCACCGCCGCCTGGGAGCTGCTGCGCGGCGCCGGGCCCCGGCAGCACCAGGAGGCGCTGGACGACATCGCCCGGCGGGGGCTCGCGGCCCGCTTCGACGGGCAGCCGGTGCGGGAGATCGCCGCCGAGCTGCTGCGGCTGAGCGCGGAGGGGCTGCGCGCCCGGATCGAGGCGGGTCTGGAGCGCCCGGCGGCCCTCGCCTGTCTCGACCCGCTCCACGATGTCCTCGCCACCGGGGCGACCTTCGCCGAACGGGCCCTGGCGCTGTGGCGCGAGGAGCCCGCGAGCTATCCGGAACGGTTCGTGGCGCAGCACAGGATCCGCTGA
- the gdhA gene encoding NADP-specific glutamate dehydrogenase translates to MMHVDASARIEAVYAEVLRRNPGEEEFHQAVREVLHSLEPVLRKRPEYAEANLVERLVEPERQVLFRVPWTDDRGEVHVNRGFRVEFSSALGPYKGGLRFVPRLSLGTVKFLAFEQIFKNALTGLGIGAGKGGADFDPKGRSDAEVMRFCQSFMTELHRHLGEHTDVPAGDIGVGSREIGYLFGQYKRLTNRFEAGVVTGKGTGWGGSQARTEATGYGTVHFVREMLATRGEELSGRRVVLSGAGNVSLFALEKARSFGARVIACSDSSGYVVDERGLDLDLLKEIKLERRARLDTYAEARSGATFSTRGSVYDVPCDIALPCATQNELREEHAVSLVKKGVKAVAEGANMPCTPDAVEVLRDAGVLYGPGKAANAGGVATSALEMRQNASRDSWTFQETETRLAAVMRGIHADCVTAAEEFGAPDDYVLGANAAGFFRVADAMRDQGVV, encoded by the coding sequence ATGATGCACGTGGATGCCAGCGCCCGTATCGAAGCCGTGTACGCGGAGGTTCTTCGCCGCAACCCCGGCGAGGAGGAGTTCCACCAGGCCGTACGCGAAGTACTGCACAGCTTGGAACCGGTGCTGCGCAAGCGGCCCGAGTACGCCGAGGCCAACCTGGTCGAGCGGCTGGTCGAGCCCGAGCGTCAGGTTCTCTTCCGGGTGCCGTGGACCGACGACAGGGGCGAGGTCCACGTCAACCGGGGCTTCCGCGTCGAGTTCAGCAGCGCGCTGGGCCCCTACAAGGGCGGCCTCCGGTTCGTGCCGCGGCTGTCGCTGGGCACGGTGAAGTTCCTCGCCTTCGAGCAGATCTTCAAGAACGCGCTGACCGGGCTCGGCATCGGCGCGGGCAAGGGCGGCGCCGACTTCGACCCCAAGGGCCGCAGCGACGCCGAAGTGATGCGCTTCTGCCAGTCGTTCATGACCGAGCTGCACCGCCACCTCGGCGAGCACACCGACGTTCCGGCCGGTGACATCGGCGTCGGCTCCCGCGAGATCGGCTACCTGTTCGGCCAGTACAAGCGGCTCACCAACCGCTTCGAGGCCGGGGTGGTCACCGGCAAGGGCACCGGATGGGGCGGCTCACAGGCCCGCACCGAGGCCACCGGCTACGGCACCGTCCACTTCGTCCGCGAGATGCTCGCCACCCGTGGCGAGGAGCTGTCCGGCCGCCGTGTCGTGCTGTCCGGCGCGGGCAACGTCTCCCTGTTCGCCCTGGAGAAGGCCCGGTCCTTCGGCGCGCGGGTGATCGCCTGCTCGGACTCCTCCGGCTATGTCGTCGACGAGAGGGGCCTCGACCTCGACCTGCTGAAGGAGATCAAGCTGGAGCGCCGCGCCCGGCTCGACACCTATGCCGAGGCCCGCTCAGGTGCCACCTTCAGCACCCGTGGCTCCGTCTACGACGTGCCCTGCGACATCGCCCTGCCGTGCGCGACGCAGAACGAGTTGCGCGAGGAGCACGCCGTCAGCCTCGTCAAGAAGGGGGTCAAGGCGGTCGCCGAGGGTGCCAACATGCCCTGCACGCCCGACGCCGTCGAGGTGCTGCGCGACGCCGGTGTCCTGTACGGACCCGGGAAGGCCGCCAACGCGGGCGGGGTGGCCACCTCGGCGCTGGAGATGCGGCAGAACGCGTCCCGCGACTCCTGGACGTTCCAGGAGACCGAGACGCGGCTCGCCGCCGTGATGCGCGGCATCCACGCCGACTGCGTCACCGCCGCCGAGGAGTTCGGCGCCCCCGACGACTACGTGCTGGGCGCCAACGCCGCCGGGTTCTTCCGAGTCGCGGACGCGATGCGGGACCAGGGCGTGGTGTGA
- a CDS encoding glycoside hydrolase family 15 protein: MTHQAPARGDAAGSTDGRTPWALREHAFLGDGERGALVSPRGEIVWLCAPRWDSEAVFSRLIGGAGQYVVCPEDDWHAAGGSYEDGTLIRVSRWVTTDAVIECRDALALPAAPGRLVLLRRVRAERAPAGGTGVRVLLDARPGFGSTRMSTPRRETGESGTGRPGTVWTSSGGGLRLRWTGVPEAEPGDDGSLRAALTLRAGERRDLVLEIGPDEAGDSADLLDTRRLWEETERHWHRSVPDCSGLLAPRDARQAYAVLAGLTSSAGGMAAAATTSLPEHAGEGRNYDYRYAWLRDQCYAGIAVAAHGPHSLLERTVGFVTARVLEAGDALRPAYTVTGAHVPAERSLRLRGYPGGSDRVGNHAGSQFQLDTYGEVLQLYAAAAGHGHLDDPEARRAAQTAVTAVEHNWQRPEAGLWELEDRWWTHSRLSVVTGLRALAGHLPDKEARRPRELADAVLAETRRRCLRPDGAWARAADDGTLDAALLLPLARGALPQDDPSTARFLAAVEEELSEDGFVYRFRHDERPLADAEGAFLLCGFMMALAARHQGDMTAAVRWFERSRSAYGPPGLYAEEFDVVQRQLRGNLPQAFVHALLLENAVRLAG, translated from the coding sequence ATGACGCACCAGGCACCCGCCCGAGGGGACGCAGCGGGCAGCACGGATGGCCGGACCCCCTGGGCGCTGCGGGAGCACGCGTTCCTCGGAGACGGCGAGCGCGGGGCCCTGGTGAGCCCGCGAGGCGAGATCGTCTGGCTGTGCGCGCCGCGCTGGGACAGCGAAGCTGTCTTCTCCCGACTCATCGGCGGCGCCGGGCAGTACGTCGTATGCCCCGAGGACGACTGGCACGCGGCGGGCGGCTCCTACGAGGACGGCACGCTCATCCGCGTCAGCCGCTGGGTGACCACCGACGCCGTGATCGAGTGCCGCGACGCGCTCGCCCTGCCCGCCGCGCCGGGACGTCTCGTTCTGCTCCGTCGGGTACGCGCCGAGCGGGCCCCCGCCGGCGGCACCGGGGTGCGGGTCCTCCTCGACGCGCGCCCCGGCTTCGGCAGCACCCGCATGAGCACCCCGCGCCGCGAGACCGGCGAGAGCGGAACCGGCCGCCCCGGCACGGTGTGGACCTCCTCCGGCGGCGGGCTGCGGCTGCGCTGGACCGGCGTCCCCGAAGCGGAGCCCGGCGACGACGGCTCCCTGCGGGCCGCCCTCACCCTGCGCGCGGGCGAGCGGCGCGACCTCGTCCTGGAGATCGGCCCCGACGAAGCAGGCGACAGCGCCGACCTCCTGGACACCCGGCGGCTGTGGGAGGAGACGGAGCGGCACTGGCACCGGTCCGTGCCCGACTGCTCCGGACTGCTGGCACCCCGCGACGCGCGGCAGGCGTACGCGGTGCTGGCCGGGCTGACCAGCTCCGCCGGCGGCATGGCCGCGGCAGCCACCACCTCGCTGCCCGAACACGCGGGGGAGGGCCGCAACTACGACTACCGCTACGCGTGGCTGCGCGACCAGTGCTACGCGGGCATCGCCGTCGCGGCACACGGCCCCCACTCGCTGCTGGAGCGCACCGTCGGCTTCGTCACCGCGCGGGTGCTGGAGGCCGGGGACGCGCTGCGGCCCGCCTACACCGTCACGGGCGCGCACGTCCCCGCCGAGCGCAGTCTGCGGCTGCGCGGCTACCCGGGCGGCAGCGACCGGGTCGGCAACCACGCGGGCAGTCAGTTCCAGCTCGACACCTACGGAGAGGTCCTCCAGCTCTACGCCGCGGCTGCCGGCCACGGCCACCTCGACGACCCGGAAGCGCGCCGCGCCGCGCAGACCGCGGTCACCGCCGTCGAGCACAACTGGCAGCGCCCCGAGGCCGGACTGTGGGAGCTGGAGGACCGCTGGTGGACCCACTCGCGGCTCAGCGTGGTGACCGGGCTGCGCGCCCTCGCCGGGCACCTCCCGGACAAGGAGGCGCGCCGCCCCCGCGAACTGGCCGACGCCGTACTGGCCGAGACCCGGCGGCGCTGTCTGCGGCCGGACGGGGCGTGGGCGCGGGCCGCCGACGACGGCACGCTGGACGCCGCCTTGCTGCTGCCGCTGGCCAGGGGCGCTCTGCCCCAGGACGACCCGAGCACGGCCCGGTTCCTGGCCGCGGTCGAGGAGGAGCTGTCCGAGGACGGATTCGTCTACCGCTTCCGGCACGACGAGCGCCCGCTGGCCGACGCCGAGGGCGCGTTCTTGCTGTGCGGCTTCATGATGGCCCTCGCCGCCCGGCACCAGGGCGACATGACCGCCGCCGTCCGCTGGTTCGAGCGCAGCCGCTCCGCCTACGGCCCGCCGGGGCTGTACGCCGAGGAGTTCGACGTCGTACAGCGGCAGTTGCGCGGCAACCTCCCCCAGGCGTTCGTGCACGCCCTGCTCCTGGAGAACGCCGTGCGCCTCGCGGGCTGA
- a CDS encoding CBS domain-containing protein, producing the protein MTQVREVMTSAPVVVGTLTGVSEAAQRMRDEDIGALLVIEGSTLRGLVTDRDLVVRVLAEDLEPRKTTVSEVCSPELVTVAPGDDAGRAVQLMREHTLRRLPVMENDEAVGIVSLGDLAVELDPESALSEISAAEPTI; encoded by the coding sequence ATGACGCAGGTCCGCGAGGTCATGACATCGGCGCCGGTCGTTGTCGGCACGCTCACCGGCGTGAGCGAGGCCGCACAGCGGATGCGGGACGAGGACATCGGCGCGCTGCTGGTGATCGAGGGCAGCACACTGCGCGGCCTGGTCACCGACCGGGACCTGGTGGTGCGGGTGTTGGCCGAGGACTTGGAGCCGCGCAAGACCACGGTCAGCGAGGTGTGCAGCCCCGAACTGGTGACGGTCGCGCCCGGCGACGACGCGGGCCGGGCGGTCCAGCTCATGCGCGAGCACACTCTGCGGCGGCTGCCGGTCATGGAGAACGACGAGGCCGTCGGCATCGTGTCGCTGGGCGATCTGGCGGTGGAGCTGGACCCCGAGTCGGCCCTCAGCGAGATCAGCGCCGCCGAGCCCACCATCTGA
- a CDS encoding helix-turn-helix domain-containing protein, which translates to MTDDNELTGVLDSVGPRLRALRTERGDTLAELSRTTGISVSTLSRLESGQRRPTLELLLPLARAHRVPLDELVGAPQTGDPRVHARPIVREGRTFVPLTRHLGGLHAYKQVIPGDSHNPAGAGEIEQRTHEGYEWLYVLAGRLRMKLGEHELVLVPGEAAEFDTRVPHGFQSADEHPVEFLAIFGKQGERVHVRAKPAAR; encoded by the coding sequence GTGACCGACGACAACGAGCTGACCGGGGTGCTGGATTCCGTGGGCCCCCGGCTGCGGGCGCTGCGCACGGAGCGCGGAGACACCCTGGCGGAGCTGAGCCGGACCACCGGCATCTCCGTCAGCACCCTCTCGCGCCTGGAGTCCGGGCAGCGCAGGCCCACTCTCGAGCTGCTGCTGCCGCTCGCCCGGGCGCACCGCGTCCCTCTGGACGAGCTGGTCGGCGCGCCGCAGACCGGAGATCCCCGGGTGCACGCGCGCCCCATCGTCCGCGAGGGCCGGACATTCGTCCCGCTGACCAGGCACCTGGGCGGGCTGCACGCCTACAAGCAGGTCATCCCCGGCGACAGCCACAACCCCGCGGGGGCGGGCGAGATCGAGCAGCGCACCCACGAGGGCTACGAGTGGCTCTATGTGCTGGCCGGGCGGCTGCGGATGAAGCTGGGCGAGCACGAACTGGTGCTGGTGCCGGGCGAGGCGGCCGAGTTCGACACGCGCGTGCCGCACGGCTTCCAGAGCGCCGACGAGCATCCGGTGGAGTTCCTGGCCATCTTCGGCAAGCAGGGCGAGCGTGTCCATGTGCGGGCCAAGCCCGCCGCCCGCTAG
- a CDS encoding NADP-dependent succinic semialdehyde dehydrogenase — translation MPIATVNPADGETLKTFDPLSGEEIERRLAEADRAFRTYRSTSFEERARLLGAAAGLLERETADIARVMTTEMGKTLKSAEAEAAKCVKTMRWYATHAEGLLTDEHPTGSDVTDSGAVSACVHYRPLGPVLAVMPWNFPLWQVIRFAAPALMAGNVGLLKHASNVPQTALYLGELFRRAGFPEGCFQTLLVPSGAIEGVLRDPRVVAATLTGSEPAGRSVASIAGDEVKKTVLELGGSDPYIVMPSAGIEAAARTAVAARVQNNGQSCIAAKRFLVHTEVYDRFAELFATGMRELTVGDPMDAATDVGPLSSEQGRADLEELVDDALDRGAVALCGGRRPPGFDRGWFYEPTVLTGVTDRMRIHREEAFGPVATLYRVRDLDDAVSLANDTPFGLSSNVWTRDEAEVDRFVRDLEAGGVFVNGMTASHPALPFGGVKRSGYGRELAGHGIREFCNATTVWRG, via the coding sequence ATGCCTATCGCCACGGTGAACCCCGCTGACGGCGAGACCCTCAAGACGTTCGACCCGCTCTCCGGAGAGGAGATCGAGCGCCGCCTGGCCGAGGCCGACCGGGCCTTCCGCACCTACCGCTCCACCTCCTTCGAGGAGCGGGCGCGGCTGCTGGGCGCGGCGGCCGGCCTGCTGGAGCGGGAGACGGCGGACATCGCGCGCGTGATGACGACGGAGATGGGCAAGACCCTCAAGTCCGCCGAGGCCGAGGCCGCCAAGTGCGTCAAGACGATGCGCTGGTACGCCACGCACGCGGAGGGCCTGCTGACAGATGAGCACCCCACCGGGTCCGACGTGACGGACTCGGGCGCCGTCTCGGCCTGTGTGCACTACCGCCCGCTGGGGCCCGTGCTGGCCGTCATGCCGTGGAACTTCCCGCTCTGGCAGGTGATCAGGTTCGCCGCTCCCGCTTTGATGGCGGGCAACGTCGGCCTGCTCAAGCACGCCTCCAACGTGCCGCAGACGGCGCTGTATCTGGGCGAGCTGTTCCGCCGTGCGGGCTTTCCCGAGGGCTGTTTCCAGACGCTGCTGGTGCCCTCCGGCGCGATCGAGGGGGTGCTGCGCGACCCGCGCGTGGTCGCCGCGACCCTCACCGGCAGTGAGCCGGCGGGCCGCTCGGTGGCCTCGATCGCGGGCGACGAGGTCAAGAAGACCGTCCTCGAACTCGGCGGCAGCGACCCGTACATCGTCATGCCGTCCGCCGGCATCGAGGCCGCGGCCCGCACGGCGGTGGCGGCACGGGTGCAGAACAACGGCCAGTCCTGCATCGCGGCCAAGCGCTTCCTCGTGCACACCGAGGTCTACGACAGGTTCGCCGAACTGTTCGCCACCGGGATGCGCGAGCTGACCGTCGGGGACCCCATGGACGCGGCCACCGATGTGGGCCCGCTCTCCAGCGAGCAGGGGCGCGCCGACCTGGAAGAGCTGGTGGACGACGCGCTCGACCGGGGCGCCGTGGCGCTGTGCGGCGGCCGTCGGCCGCCCGGCTTCGACCGGGGCTGGTTCTACGAGCCGACGGTGCTCACCGGCGTCACGGACCGTATGCGCATTCACCGCGAGGAGGCGTTCGGGCCGGTCGCCACGCTCTACCGCGTACGCGACCTGGATGACGCCGTGTCGCTCGCCAACGACACCCCGTTCGGGCTGAGTTCGAACGTGTGGACGCGGGACGAGGCCGAAGTCGACCGCTTCGTACGCGACCTGGAGGCGGGCGGTGTCTTCGTCAACGGGATGACCGCCTCCCACCCGGCGCTCCCCTTCGGCGGCGTCAAGCGCTCCGGCTACGGCCGGGAGCTGGCGGGTCACGGCATCCGCGAGTTCTGCAACGCGACGACGGTCTGGCGCGGCTGA
- a CDS encoding nuclear transport factor 2 family protein, whose protein sequence is MNTYENAVERYFAAWNAAGAEERAKAVAAAWTEDGSYTDPLMDVRGHDQLAASLAATMEQFAGCEFRLLGTVDGHHDIARFSWELFVRADGSSPAAGFDVITLADDGRIKSVKGFLDRLPTS, encoded by the coding sequence ATGAACACATACGAGAACGCCGTCGAGCGCTACTTCGCGGCCTGGAACGCGGCCGGCGCCGAGGAGCGGGCCAAGGCCGTCGCCGCGGCCTGGACGGAGGACGGCTCCTACACCGACCCGCTGATGGACGTGCGCGGGCACGACCAGCTGGCGGCCTCGCTCGCGGCCACCATGGAGCAGTTCGCCGGCTGCGAGTTCCGGCTGCTGGGCACGGTGGACGGGCACCACGACATCGCCCGCTTCTCCTGGGAGCTGTTCGTGCGCGCCGACGGCTCCTCCCCGGCGGCCGGGTTCGATGTGATCACGCTGGCCGACGACGGGCGGATCAAGTCGGTCAAGGGCTTCCTGGACCGGCTGCCCACCTCGTGA
- a CDS encoding glutathione S-transferase family protein: MSPADTGDRAGNTEYGRKAFKRSKSHFADRITADGKEGWPVEAGRYRLVVSRACPWASRVLVSRRLLGLESALSLGVTDPIQDDRSWRFTLDPDDRDPVLGIRFLHEAYDKRETEYPGGVSVPAIVDVPSGKLVTNDFQQITLDLATEWRELHRPGAPDLYPEALRAEIDEVAEGVFRDVNNGVYRAGFATRQEEYEAAYADVFRRLDLLSERLRDQRYLVGDTLTEADIRLFTTLVRFDAVYHGHFKCNRNKLTEDPVLWAYVRDLYQTPGFGDTVDFDHIKRHYYAVHTGINPTSIVPVGPDLSGWQTPHHREQLGGRPFGDGTPPGPPPADEELPASHRP; this comes from the coding sequence ATGAGCCCCGCTGACACCGGCGACCGTGCCGGGAACACCGAGTACGGCCGCAAGGCGTTCAAGAGGTCCAAGAGCCACTTCGCCGACCGGATCACCGCGGACGGCAAGGAGGGCTGGCCCGTCGAGGCCGGCCGCTACCGCCTGGTCGTCAGCCGCGCCTGCCCCTGGGCCAGCCGCGTGCTGGTGTCACGGCGGCTGCTCGGCCTGGAGAGCGCGCTCTCGCTGGGCGTCACCGACCCCATCCAGGACGACAGGAGCTGGCGCTTCACCCTCGACCCCGACGACCGCGACCCGGTGCTGGGCATCCGCTTCCTGCACGAGGCGTACGACAAGCGCGAGACGGAGTACCCGGGCGGCGTGAGCGTCCCGGCCATCGTCGATGTGCCCAGCGGCAAGCTGGTCACCAACGACTTCCAGCAGATCACCCTCGACCTGGCCACCGAGTGGCGGGAGCTGCACCGGCCGGGCGCTCCCGACCTGTACCCCGAGGCCCTGCGCGCGGAGATCGACGAGGTCGCCGAGGGCGTCTTCCGCGACGTCAACAACGGGGTCTACCGCGCCGGGTTCGCCACCCGGCAGGAGGAGTACGAGGCCGCGTACGCGGATGTCTTCCGCCGCCTGGACCTGCTCTCCGAGCGGCTGCGTGACCAGCGCTACCTCGTGGGCGACACCCTCACCGAGGCCGACATCCGGCTGTTCACCACCCTGGTCCGCTTCGACGCCGTCTACCACGGCCACTTCAAGTGCAACCGCAACAAGCTGACCGAGGACCCCGTCCTGTGGGCCTACGTCCGCGACCTGTACCAGACCCCCGGCTTCGGGGACACCGTCGACTTCGACCACATCAAGCGGCACTACTACGCCGTGCACACGGGCATCAACCCGACCTCGATCGTGCCGGTGGGCCCGGACCTGTCGGGCTGGCAGACCCCGCACCACCGTGAGCAGCTGGGCGGGCGGCCCTTCGGCGACGGCACCCCGCCGGGCCCGCCGCCCGCCGACGAGGAACTCCCCGCCTCACACCGGCCCTGA
- a CDS encoding VOC family protein, translated as MTSHLYALCFDAHDPPRLARFWADFLRWETSEDSSAGITLLPSDETGFRLRFLPAQERETGQNHMHFDLTSTSLDDQKQVVERALQLGGRHIDIGQLPEEGHVVLADPEGNEFCVIEPGNSFLAECGFIGALAGDGSQEAGYFWSHALGWPLVWDQDQETAIRSPHGGPKVTWGGPPLMPKTGKERLHFDLAPLAGGDQQAEVDRLVSLGATRVDIGQGDVDRVVMADPDGHEFCVLTPQ; from the coding sequence ATGACTTCTCACCTGTACGCGCTCTGCTTCGACGCGCACGACCCGCCCCGTCTCGCGCGGTTCTGGGCGGACTTTCTCCGCTGGGAGACGTCCGAGGACTCCTCCGCCGGCATCACGCTGCTGCCCAGCGATGAGACCGGGTTCCGGCTCCGCTTCCTCCCGGCCCAGGAGCGGGAGACAGGCCAGAACCACATGCACTTCGATCTGACGAGCACGTCCCTCGACGACCAGAAGCAGGTGGTGGAGAGGGCGCTACAGCTCGGTGGCCGGCACATCGACATCGGTCAACTCCCGGAGGAGGGGCATGTGGTGCTCGCCGACCCCGAAGGCAACGAGTTCTGTGTCATCGAGCCGGGCAACAGCTTCCTCGCCGAGTGCGGGTTCATCGGAGCGCTGGCGGGCGACGGTTCACAGGAGGCCGGGTACTTCTGGAGCCACGCGCTGGGCTGGCCGTTGGTCTGGGACCAGGACCAGGAGACCGCGATCCGCTCACCGCACGGCGGTCCGAAGGTCACGTGGGGTGGTCCGCCCCTGATGCCGAAGACGGGGAAGGAACGGCTGCACTTCGACCTCGCCCCACTCGCCGGAGGTGACCAGCAGGCGGAGGTCGACCGGCTCGTCTCCCTCGGAGCAACGCGCGTCGACATCGGCCAGGGGGACGTCGACCGGGTGGTGATGGCCGACCCCGACGGCCACGAGTTCTGTGTGCTGACCCCCCAGTAA
- a CDS encoding S1 family peptidase, whose product MSEQHWVHLYESDTYLGAGFLITPGFVLTALHCLRGLSSEEAALTLELPDGRRLPGRKCDAVKERDLALVTVEGAHGHRLAAAPRTDTPRPKVAWNCRYRPPQETAHLSGRVTHAPIAHRCVEGGELEVMQLQVDQLLGSFAGYSGGPVEAGEQERGERPVVGILLEQQLNRQDPGGRQQRPVRRDRPLRHGNLPALRRGASQSPGRRAEVRPRAVRRRHSSAPGAARQRGHPQRCRPGPGLAAAVGGERTDHRGRRRGGPGPDAQAGHRPVRGARRTRRR is encoded by the coding sequence ATGAGCGAGCAGCACTGGGTGCACCTGTACGAGTCCGACACCTATCTCGGCGCCGGATTCCTGATCACCCCCGGCTTCGTGCTCACCGCCCTGCACTGCCTGCGCGGCCTGTCCTCCGAAGAGGCCGCCCTCACCCTCGAACTCCCCGACGGGCGCCGCCTCCCGGGCCGCAAGTGCGACGCCGTCAAGGAGCGGGACCTGGCCCTGGTCACCGTCGAGGGCGCCCACGGACACCGGCTGGCCGCCGCACCCCGGACGGACACCCCCAGGCCCAAGGTCGCCTGGAACTGCCGCTACCGCCCGCCCCAGGAGACGGCGCACCTCAGCGGCCGGGTCACTCACGCGCCGATCGCGCACCGGTGCGTGGAAGGCGGCGAACTGGAGGTGATGCAGCTCCAGGTGGACCAGCTCCTCGGCAGCTTCGCCGGATACTCGGGCGGCCCCGTCGAGGCGGGCGAGCAGGAGCGCGGCGAGCGGCCCGTCGTGGGCATCCTCCTGGAGCAGCAGCTCAACCGGCAGGACCCGGGGGGCCGGCAGCAACGTCCTGTTCGCCGCGACCGTCCGCTACGCCATGGAAATCTTCCCGCACTTCGGCGTGGAGCATCTCAGAGCCCTGGTCGCCGCGCCGAGGTCCGGCCCCGCGCGGTCCGCCGCCGACATTCCTCCGCCCCGGGCGCGGCCCGGCAACGAGGACATCCTCAGCGATGCCGGCCGGGTCCTGGCCTCGCTGCGGCAGTGGGAGGAGAGCGGACTGATCACCGCGGCCGACGCCGAGGAGGGCCGGGGCCGGACGCTCAAGCGGGTCACCGACCTGTTCGGGGGGCCCGACGGACCCGACGACGATGA
- a CDS encoding CU044_2847 family protein, whose product MEGGTPQGATGEESGALTGVRVETVELDSRGGRQIGSRTRASAPLDGRSEEIQQAIVQASALAQDSLARVPERGGWSVRSAEVTFGLTLAAEAGVILSKASAEASFEVTLTVERTGPAQAES is encoded by the coding sequence ATGGAGGGCGGCACGCCACAGGGCGCGACCGGCGAGGAATCCGGGGCACTGACCGGCGTACGGGTGGAGACCGTCGAACTGGACTCCCGCGGGGGCCGGCAGATCGGCAGCAGAACCCGCGCCTCCGCGCCCCTGGACGGCCGTTCGGAGGAGATCCAGCAGGCCATCGTGCAGGCGTCGGCGCTCGCCCAGGACTCGCTGGCCCGGGTACCGGAGCGTGGCGGCTGGTCGGTCAGGAGCGCGGAGGTCACCTTCGGCCTGACACTGGCGGCCGAGGCGGGAGTGATCCTCTCCAAGGCATCGGCCGAAGCGTCCTTCGAGGTGACGCTCACCGTCGAGCGCACAGGTCCGGCTCAGGCCGAGTCATGA